A portion of the Actomonas aquatica genome contains these proteins:
- a CDS encoding right-handed parallel beta-helix repeat-containing protein → MNALCAMGRAGRFLMMVVMGAALAAEVAQTASAAPVEVWVAPEGQAGASGTIEAPLGSPAEALRQVREWRRTRDPRVEEGARIVLRGGRYEVAETIILRPEDSGTAAAPLAIVAAPEEVPVLSGGRPVTGWRPAETLPARMGHAPAGAVWVAEVPEWRGRPLEFRQLWVNNVKAVRARYPETDDMRRLVAWNTPAQEAEIPLEALGGVQDIREVEMVIHQMWEIAVLRLRTVAADGGAAWVTFQEPEGQIQFEHPWPPPVVNADKPERNSAFYFTNAPEYLSMPGEWWLDRRAGQVYYWPRAGEDLTTTEVIVPALETVLELAGSTDNPIRHVSFEGLTFAHSGWLRPSLAGHVPHQATMFMTEAYKLRPKGTPDWRSLDNQAWVGRSPALVLANGINQVSWQACRFTHGAMGGLDLQHAVQDTTVERCAFRDLGGNGVQAGYYGDRAGEVHLPYRPADEREQVARVTIAHNRVDDTANEDWGGVGISVGFAREMLVAHNEIVSTSYTGISLGWGWSRTPSVMSNNHVVGNHIQRFATRNTDTAGIYLVGAQPGSVVERNVIEEPVLWPWVHDPEHWGFVYLDEGSSYTTVRDNWAPREKFIKNANGPGNVWENNGPMVEADVREAAGPDGH, encoded by the coding sequence TTGAACGCGCTGTGCGCCATGGGTCGTGCCGGACGCTTCCTGATGATGGTGGTGATGGGGGCGGCGTTGGCGGCCGAGGTGGCACAGACAGCTTCGGCCGCGCCGGTGGAGGTGTGGGTGGCGCCGGAGGGGCAGGCCGGGGCGAGCGGCACGATCGAGGCACCGCTGGGCAGTCCGGCGGAGGCGCTGCGGCAGGTGCGGGAGTGGCGGCGCACACGGGATCCGCGCGTGGAGGAGGGCGCGCGCATTGTCTTGCGCGGCGGACGATACGAGGTCGCCGAAACCATCATCCTGCGACCGGAGGACAGCGGCACGGCGGCAGCTCCGTTGGCAATCGTGGCGGCGCCGGAGGAGGTGCCGGTGTTGAGCGGCGGTCGACCGGTGACCGGATGGCGACCCGCGGAGACTTTGCCAGCCCGCATGGGTCATGCCCCGGCCGGGGCGGTGTGGGTGGCCGAAGTGCCGGAGTGGCGGGGGCGCCCACTGGAGTTCCGGCAGCTGTGGGTCAACAACGTGAAGGCGGTGCGCGCGCGGTATCCGGAAACCGATGACATGCGTCGTCTGGTGGCCTGGAACACGCCGGCGCAGGAGGCGGAGATTCCGTTGGAAGCATTGGGCGGCGTGCAGGACATCCGCGAAGTGGAGATGGTCATTCACCAGATGTGGGAAATCGCGGTGCTGCGGCTGCGCACGGTGGCCGCGGACGGCGGCGCGGCGTGGGTGACCTTTCAGGAGCCGGAGGGGCAGATCCAATTTGAACACCCGTGGCCGCCGCCGGTGGTGAATGCGGATAAACCCGAGCGCAATTCAGCCTTCTATTTCACCAACGCGCCGGAATACCTGAGCATGCCCGGCGAATGGTGGCTCGATCGCCGGGCCGGACAGGTTTATTACTGGCCGCGGGCCGGCGAGGATTTGACGACGACTGAGGTGATCGTGCCGGCGTTGGAAACGGTGCTGGAACTGGCCGGTTCCACCGACAATCCGATCCGCCACGTGTCGTTCGAGGGTCTGACCTTTGCGCACAGCGGTTGGCTGCGGCCCTCGCTGGCCGGCCATGTGCCGCACCAGGCCACGATGTTTATGACCGAGGCCTACAAGTTGCGCCCCAAGGGCACGCCGGATTGGCGCAGTCTGGACAATCAGGCGTGGGTGGGCCGTTCGCCGGCGCTGGTGCTGGCCAATGGTATCAACCAAGTGAGTTGGCAGGCGTGTCGGTTTACTCACGGGGCGATGGGCGGTCTGGATCTGCAGCATGCCGTGCAGGATACGACGGTGGAGCGCTGTGCGTTCCGCGACCTCGGCGGCAATGGCGTGCAGGCAGGTTACTACGGCGACCGCGCCGGGGAGGTGCATTTACCCTACCGTCCGGCGGATGAGCGGGAGCAGGTCGCGCGGGTCACGATCGCGCACAATCGGGTCGATGACACGGCCAACGAAGATTGGGGCGGGGTGGGGATCAGCGTGGGGTTTGCCCGCGAGATGTTGGTCGCGCACAACGAGATCGTGAGCACCTCCTACACGGGCATCAGCCTGGGGTGGGGATGGTCCCGCACGCCGAGCGTGATGTCCAACAACCACGTAGTCGGAAATCACATACAGCGCTTCGCCACCCGCAATACCGACACCGCGGGCATCTATCTGGTGGGGGCGCAACCCGGCTCGGTGGTCGAGCGCAACGTCATCGAAGAGCCGGTGCTCTGGCCTTGGGTGCACGACCCGGAGCACTGGGGCTTCGTCTACCTCGACGAAGGGTCGTCCTACACGACTGTGCGCGACAACTGGGCGCCGCGGGAAAAGTTCATCAAAAACGCCAACGGTCCCGGCAATGTGTGGGAGAACAACGGCCCGATGGTGGAGGCGGACGTGCGCGAGGCGGCGGGACCGGATGGGCATTGA